From the Cervus elaphus chromosome 20, mCerEla1.1, whole genome shotgun sequence genome, one window contains:
- the LOC122676727 gene encoding neuroblastoma breakpoint family member 4-like has protein sequence MAVCLPSLSDLRAECTLMEINQELQLQLEKYKQDFRDLTEKFLISQATAYSLANHLQKYKCEACKDIVESVLGEKLPAELRRPAEKLAEKPTLDERLRTCDVLIRSQARELTQLRQTLQDGKDDSVLLKQHLKDLLTHNDLDNHQRQGFRESLSEGYRLAERLACKLSPEIDEDEDDEQAQETPTPSMELQEVEKKEVHEESKDECVLMPSILQGSSDKHQPYSDDKFNFNELEVDIDPDGPCGYSHAKEDEIPTNISDNENYHKQVSGQELTFPSVNMQDVEKKVVFLESHDECVSVASTPQESSACNQPYSDGKVAFDEENVESAVDGACGRSQAKEDEIPTGVTEKQNDHDDLKGPEVVAPRFSRQMPQMVEDGVPQNSLDDYYLTYSVLPSLSDSFWPYRSTAVFSLEDLDVSYARDVTKNLADLEDEENQDIICSRKLSMEQLVIEENEVHLDSLDECYLAASIGHHLEGSCHPYRSVSFPTEKRDIFLALDVNGDTWEDSHQEPVSFPGSEVPTSQAQLQKHAHVTDCLQWQLDQHLDCGDSKAILGLSSTNWAFTTNPDSGNQGPFFLELDASIRMKNPRKLEGEGSTASTQEHPVCNKIKGLSVLKQKILRRNLLFGKWRLACRFPGLQA, from the exons ATGGCAGTATGTCTTCCCTCTTTATCGGATCTGAGGGCAGAATGTACCCTCATGGAAATCAACCAGGAGCTTCAGTTGCAGCTAGAAAAGTACAAGCAGGACTTCAGAGACCTCACAGAGAAATTCCTCATATCCCAAGCTACTGCTTACTCCCTGGCCAACCATCTGCagaaataca aGTGTGAAGCATGTAAGGACATCGTTGAATCCGTGCTGGGGGAAAAGCTGCCAGCTGAGCTGCGGAGGCCAGCAGAGAAGCTGGCAGAGAAGCCAACGCTTGACGAAAGGTTGAG GACGTGTGATGTCCTAATTCGAAGTCAGGCACGTGAGCTGACCCAGCTACGGCAGACACTACAGGATGGGAAAGATGACTCTGTCCTGCTCAAGCAGCACCTCAAGGACCTCCTCACCCACAATGACCTGGACAACCACCAGAGGCAGGGCTTCCGAGAGAGCCTGTCTGAAGGATACCGCCTGGCAGAGCGCCTTGCCTGCAAGCTCAGCCCAG aaattgatgaagatgaagatgacgAACAAGCACAAGAAACACCAACCCCCAG CATGGAGCTGCAGGAGGTTGAAAAGAAGGAAGTGCATGAAGAATCCAAGGATGAATGTGTTTTGATGCCTTCAATACTCCAAGGAAGTTCTGATAAGCACCAGCCTTACAGTGATGAcaaatttaactttaatgaaCTGGAAGTAGACATTGATCCGGATGGACCATGTGGTTACTCTCAtgctaaagaagatgaaattccaaCCAATATCTCAG ACAATGAAAATTATCACAAGCAAGTGAGTGGACAAGAGCTCACATTTCCCAG CGTGAACATGCAGGATGTGGAAAAGAAGGTGGTGTTCCTGGAATCCCACGATGAATGTGTTTCAGTAGCTTCCACTCCCCAGGAAAGTTCTGCCTGCAACCAGCCTTACAGTGATGGGAAAGTTGCATTTGATGAAGAGAATGTGGAGTCTGCCGTAGATGGAGCCTGTGGTCGCTCTCAGGCTAAAGAGGATGAAATTCCAACTGGTGTCACAG AAAAGCAGAATGATCATGATGACCTGAAAGGACCAGAGGTGGTTGCCCCGAG GTTCAGCAGACAGATGCCACAGATGGTAGAAGATGGTGTCCCACAGAACTCTCTGGATGACTATTATCTTACTTACTCGGTTCTTcctagcctgtcagactccttctgGCCTTACAGGAGCACAGCCGTCTTCTCACTTGAGGACCTGGATGTCTCTTATGCTCGGGATGTAACCA AAAATCTTGCTGATCTTGAGGACGAGGAAAATCAAGACATCATCTGTTCCAG AAAACTCAGTATGGAGCAGCTGGTGATAGAAGAGAATGAAGTCCACCTGGACTCACTGGATGAATGTTATCTGGCTGCTTCTATTGGCCATCATCTGGAAGGCTCATGTCATCCTTATAGGAGTGTCTCCTTCCCAACAGAGAAGAGAGACATTTTCTTGGCTCTAGATGTAAACG GTGACACCTGGGAGGACTCTCACCAGGAACCTGTGAGTTTCCCAGGGTCAGAAGTGCCAACTTCACAGGCACAGCTTCAGAAACACGCCCATGTGACTGATTGTCTGCAGTGGCAGCTGGACcagcatcttgactgtggtgacagCAAAGCCATTCTTGGTCTTTCTTCCACCAACTGGGCCTTTACCAccaaccctgattctggaaatcAAGGACCATTCTTTctag AGCTGGATGCTTCCATCAGAATGAAGAACCCTCGCAAGCTGGAAGGTGAGGGCTCCACAGCAAGCACACAGGAGCATCCAGTCTGTAACAAGATTAAAGGCTTAAGTGTCCTGAAACAGAAGATTCTCAGAAGAAACCTGCTCTTTGGCAAGTGGAGACTAGCGTGCAGATTCCCTGGCCTTCAAGCTTAG